A genomic window from Periophthalmus magnuspinnatus isolate fPerMag1 chromosome 16, fPerMag1.2.pri, whole genome shotgun sequence includes:
- the LOC117383276 gene encoding focal adhesion kinase 1-like isoform X4 encodes MQFWDFLGCTNGDISRISSYYTEYDGQLAPTGPPEFGMASSSYLEPNLNHSTAGGCGVKSRSGMPGGTAVGTSSSAGGLERPAGSMDRVLKIFHYFETNSEPCTWASNIRHGDATDVRGVIQKIAEIHKLRCVSSLGLRLTHLHSDALHWLHPDLGVSHVREKYEKQHPQEEWRYELRMRYFPKGYLSHFSEDKPSLNYLYHQVKSDYMLHMADQMDQDVALKLGCLEIRRFFREMPGNALDKKSNYELLEKDVGLRRFFPKSLLDSLKAKTLRKQIQQTFKQFANFNDEQSIHKFFEILTPIYRFDKECFKCALGSSWVISVELAIGPEEGISYLTDKGSTPTHLANFNQVQSIQYSPLEEKGQKRHVQLNVAGAPEPLTVTTALLTTAENMADLIDGYCRLVSSVSHSFIIRVHKEGDRALPSIPKVSNHEKRMEKRMDGVRTRAVCVSGHTSGDETDDYAEIIDERTTYTMPSTRDYEIQRDRIELGRCIGEGQFGDVHQGIYISPENPALSVAVKTCKNSTSDSVREKFLQEALTMRQFDHPHIVKLMGVITENPVWIIMELCTLGELRSFLQVRKYSLDLASLILYSYQLSTALAYLESKRFVHRDIAARNVLVSTADCVKLGDFGLSRYMEDSSYYKASKGKLPIKWMAPESINFRRFTTASDVWMFGVCMWEILMYGIKPFQGVKNNDVIGRIENGERLAMPPQCPPTLYSLMTKCWSYDPSKRPRFNELKTQLSTILEEEKVQQKERNRMEMRRQVTVSWDSGGSDEAPPKPSRPGYPSPRSSEGFYPSPQHPGHYQMAGYPGPHTLPSVPSALYPPQAAMVDTHHAHTHPRHHVHGHSHAQLHPLPHGQDIAVWASAMEKPDTRSSRGSLDREDGGLQPPTGNQHIYQPVGKAEHPAPPKKPPRPGAQSQVGGLACVNTGDSYNDGVKLQPQEISPPPTANLDRSNDKVYENVTGLVKAVIEMSSKIQPAPPEEYVPMVKDVGLALRTLLATVDETLPQLPASTHREIEMAQKLLNSDLAELIGKMKLAQQYVMTSLQQDYKKQMLTAAHALAVDAKNLLDVIDQSRLKMMAQSRPH; translated from the exons ATGCAGTTCTGGGATTTCCTAGGCTGCACTAATGGAG ATATTTCCAGGATATCATCGTATTACACTG AATATGACGGCCAGTTAGCCCCCACAGGACCACCTGAATTTGGCATGGCGTCATCTTCCTACTTGGAGCCCAACCTCAACCACTCGACAGCGGGGGGTTGTGGGGTGAAGTCCCGCTCAGGGATGCCAGGAGGGACTGCGGTGGGGACCAGCTCCTCTGCCGGGGGTCTGGAAAGGCCCGCAGGATCCATGGACAGAGTTCTCAAGATCTTCCATTATTTTGAGACAAATAGTGAACCTTGTACCTGGGCTAGTAATATCAGGCACGGCGATGCTACAGATGTCAGG GGAGTTATCCAGAAAATAGCAGAGATCCATAAACTGCGCTGTGTGTCGTCCCTGGGTTTGCGCCTCACCCATCTGCACTCAGACGCTCTTCACTGGTTACACCCAGACTTGGGCGTCTCCCATGTCCGAGAGAAATATGAGAAGCAGCACCCACAAGAGGAGTGGAG gTATGAGCTACGGATGCGATACTTTCCAAAAGGTTACCTCAGTCACTTCTCTGAAGACAAACCCTCCCTTAACTACCTCTATCACCAG GTAAAAAGCGACTACATGCTTCATATGGCAGACCAGATGGATCAAGATGTTGCTTTGAAATTAGGTTGTTTAGAAATTAG gaGGTTTTTTAGAGAAATGCCCGGAAATGCTCTGGACAAAAAATCTAACTATGAACTACTAGA GAAAGATGTTGGCTTAAGAAGGTTTTTTCCTAAAAGCCTGTTGGACTCTCTGAAG GCTAAAACACTTCGTAAGCAGATCCAACAGACATTTAAGCAGTTTGCAAATTTCAATGATGAGCAAAGCATCCATAAGTTTTTTGAGATCCTCACTCCTATTTATCGATTTGACAAAGAGTGCTTCAAGTGTGCTTTGGGG TCCAGTTGGGTAATATCAGTAGAGTTGGCCATTGGACCGGAAGAAGGAATCAGCTACCTCACAGACAAGGGCTCAACG CCAACACATTTAGCCAACTTTAACCAGGTCCAGTCTATCCAGTATTCCCCTTTAgaagaaaaaggacagaaaagGCATGTGCAGCTGAATGTAGCTGGGGCACCAGAG CCCCTCACGGTCACCACGGCATTGCTGACCACAGCTGAAAACATGGCCGACCTGATTGACGGCTACTGTCGACTCGTCTCTTCAGTCTCTCATTCCTTCATCATCAGAGTCCATAAAG AAGGAGACAGGGCTCTTCCATCAATTCCAAA GGTTTCAAATCATGAGAAGCGCATGGAAAAGAGGATGGACGGTGTACGAACCAGAGCTGTTTGTGTCTCAG GTCATACTAGTGGAGATG AAACTGATGACTATGCTGAAATCATAGATGAGAGGACAACATATACAATGCCTTCAA CTCGAGACTATGAGATTCAGCGGGACCGTATTGAGTTAGGACGCTGCATAGGCGAAGGTCAATTTGGAGACGTACACCAAGGCATCTACATCAGTCCA GAAAACCCAGCTTTATCTGTggcagtaaaaacatgtaaaaactcAACGTCGGACAGTGTTAGAGAAAAATTTCTTCAAGAAGCCT TGACAATGCGACAGTTTGACCACCCTCATATAGTGAAGCTCATGGGTGTCATTACAGAAAACCCAGTCTGGATCATCATGGAGCTGTGTACGCTCGGGGAG ctgcggTCGTTCCTCCAGGTGAGAAAGTACAGTCTGGACTTGGCTTCGCTCATCCTATACTCCTATCAGCTTAGCACTGCTCTGGCCTATTTGGAGAGCAAGCGCTTCGTCCACAG GGACATAGCAGCCCGCAATGTGTTAGTGTCTACAGCAGACTGTGTAAAGCTTGGGGACTTTGGTCTGTCTCGATACATGGAGGATAGCTCTTATTACAAAG CCTCCAAAGGCAAACTACCTATTAAATGGATGGCACCGGAATCTATCAACTTCAGACGATTTACCACAGCAAGTGATGTGTGGATGTTTG GTGTCTGTATGTGGGAAATATTGATGTACGGTATAAAGCCGTTTCAAGGTGTGAAGAACAACGACGTCATAGGAAGGATAGAGAACGGCGAGCGACTGGCGATGCCCCCTCAGTGCCCACCCACTCTCTACAGCCTGATGACAAAGTGTTGGTCTTATGATCCAAGCAAAAGGCCACGATTCAATGagctcaaaacacaactcag CACTATTTTGGAAGAAGAGAAAGTCCAGCAGAAAGAGAGGAACCGGATGGAGATGAGGCGGCAGGTTACAGTGTCCTGGGACTCTGGGGGGTCTGATGAAGCACCACCAAAA CCAAGTCGACCCGGCTATCCCAGTCCACGCTCAAGCGAAGGTTTCTACCCcagcccccaacacccaggacACTATCAg ATGGCTGGATACCCGGGCCCCCACACACTCCCCTCAGTCCCAAGTGCACTATACCCCCCTCAGGCAGCAATGGTGGACACACATCATGCCCACACCCACCCACGGCACCACGTACACGGGCACTCACATGCCCAGCTCCACCCTCTGCCTCATGGACAGGACATAGCTGTGTGGGCCTCTGCCATGGAG aagCCAGACACAAGGAGCTCTAGAGGGAGTCTGGACAGAGAAGATGGAGGGTTGCAGCCACCA ACTGGAAACCAGCATATATACCAGCCAGTGGGCAAAGCAG AACATCCCGCTCCCCCAAAGAAACCCCCTCGACCTGGAGCCCAAAGTCAAGTGGGTGGTCTGGCCTGTGTGAATACTGGAGATAGTTACAACGATGGAGTGAAG CTGCAGCCCCAGGAGATCAGCCCTCCTCCCACTGCCAACCTGGACCGGTCCAACGACAAAGTCTACGAGAATGTGACAGGACTGGTGAAGGCTGTGATCGAAATGTCCAGCAAAATCCAACCAGCGCCCCCCGAGGAATATGTGCCCATGGTCAAG GATGTCGGCCTTGCATTAAGAACGTTATTGGCCACAGTCGATGAGACACTTCCACAACTCCCAGccagcacacacagagag ATTGAGATGGCACAAAAGCTTTTAAACTCTGACTTAGCAGAGCTCATAGGGAAGATGAAGTTAGCCCAGCAATATGTGATGACGAG TCTTCAGCAGGATTACAAGAAACAGATGCTGACAGCTGCCCATGCTCTCGCTGTTGATGCCAAGAACCTGCTTGATGTCATTGATCAATCGCGGCTCAAGATGATGGCCCAGTCCCGTCCACACTAG
- the LOC117383276 gene encoding focal adhesion kinase 1-like isoform X3, with protein MASSSYLEPNLNHSTAGGCGVKSRSGMPGGTAVGTSSSAGGLERPAGSMDRVLKIFHYFETNSEPCTWASNIRHGDATDVRGVIQKIAEIHKLRCVSSLGLRLTHLHSDALHWLHPDLGVSHVREKYEKQHPQEEWRYELRMRYFPKGYLSHFSEDKPSLNYLYHQVKSDYMLHMADQMDQDVALKLGCLEIRRFFREMPGNALDKKSNYELLEKDVGLRRFFPKSLLDSLKAKTLRKQIQQTFKQFANFNDEQSIHKFFEILTPIYRFDKECFKCALGSSWVISVELAIGPEEGISYLTDKGSTPTHLANFNQVQSIQYSPLEEKGQKRHVQLNVAGAPEPLTVTTALLTTAENMADLIDGYCRLVSSVSHSFIIRVHKEGDRALPSIPKVSNHEKRMEKRMDGVRTRAVCVSGHTSGDETDDYAEIIDERTTYTMPSTRDYEIQRDRIELGRCIGEGQFGDVHQGIYISPENPALSVAVKTCKNSTSDSVREKFLQEALTMRQFDHPHIVKLMGVITENPVWIIMELCTLGELRSFLQVRKYSLDLASLILYSYQLSTALAYLESKRFVHRDIAARNVLVSTADCVKLGDFGLSRYMEDSSYYKASKGKLPIKWMAPESINFRRFTTASDVWMFGVCMWEILMYGIKPFQGVKNNDVIGRIENGERLAMPPQCPPTLYSLMTKCWSYDPSKRPRFNELKTQLSTILEEEKVQQKERNRMEMRRQVTVSWDSGGSDEAPPKPSRPGYPSPRSSEGFYPSPQHPGHYQMAGYPGPHTLPSVPSALYPPQAAMVDTHHAHTHPRHHVHGHSHAQLHPLPHGQDIAVWASAMEDRAVDMQPCVGPQCLLMEEQLMMQQQQMEEDQRWLEQEERLLKPDTRSSRGSLDREDGGLQPPTGNQHIYQPVGKAEHPAPPKKPPRPGAQSQVGGLACVNTGDSYNDGVKLQPQEISPPPTANLDRSNDKVYENVTGLVKAVIEMSSKIQPAPPEEYVPMVKDVGLALRTLLATVDETLPQLPASTHREIEMAQKLLNSDLAELIGKMKLAQQYVMTSLQQDYKKQMLTAAHALAVDAKNLLDVIDQSRLKMMAQSRPH; from the exons ATGGCGTCATCTTCCTACTTGGAGCCCAACCTCAACCACTCGACAGCGGGGGGTTGTGGGGTGAAGTCCCGCTCAGGGATGCCAGGAGGGACTGCGGTGGGGACCAGCTCCTCTGCCGGGGGTCTGGAAAGGCCCGCAGGATCCATGGACAGAGTTCTCAAGATCTTCCATTATTTTGAGACAAATAGTGAACCTTGTACCTGGGCTAGTAATATCAGGCACGGCGATGCTACAGATGTCAGG GGAGTTATCCAGAAAATAGCAGAGATCCATAAACTGCGCTGTGTGTCGTCCCTGGGTTTGCGCCTCACCCATCTGCACTCAGACGCTCTTCACTGGTTACACCCAGACTTGGGCGTCTCCCATGTCCGAGAGAAATATGAGAAGCAGCACCCACAAGAGGAGTGGAG gTATGAGCTACGGATGCGATACTTTCCAAAAGGTTACCTCAGTCACTTCTCTGAAGACAAACCCTCCCTTAACTACCTCTATCACCAG GTAAAAAGCGACTACATGCTTCATATGGCAGACCAGATGGATCAAGATGTTGCTTTGAAATTAGGTTGTTTAGAAATTAG gaGGTTTTTTAGAGAAATGCCCGGAAATGCTCTGGACAAAAAATCTAACTATGAACTACTAGA GAAAGATGTTGGCTTAAGAAGGTTTTTTCCTAAAAGCCTGTTGGACTCTCTGAAG GCTAAAACACTTCGTAAGCAGATCCAACAGACATTTAAGCAGTTTGCAAATTTCAATGATGAGCAAAGCATCCATAAGTTTTTTGAGATCCTCACTCCTATTTATCGATTTGACAAAGAGTGCTTCAAGTGTGCTTTGGGG TCCAGTTGGGTAATATCAGTAGAGTTGGCCATTGGACCGGAAGAAGGAATCAGCTACCTCACAGACAAGGGCTCAACG CCAACACATTTAGCCAACTTTAACCAGGTCCAGTCTATCCAGTATTCCCCTTTAgaagaaaaaggacagaaaagGCATGTGCAGCTGAATGTAGCTGGGGCACCAGAG CCCCTCACGGTCACCACGGCATTGCTGACCACAGCTGAAAACATGGCCGACCTGATTGACGGCTACTGTCGACTCGTCTCTTCAGTCTCTCATTCCTTCATCATCAGAGTCCATAAAG AAGGAGACAGGGCTCTTCCATCAATTCCAAA GGTTTCAAATCATGAGAAGCGCATGGAAAAGAGGATGGACGGTGTACGAACCAGAGCTGTTTGTGTCTCAG GTCATACTAGTGGAGATG AAACTGATGACTATGCTGAAATCATAGATGAGAGGACAACATATACAATGCCTTCAA CTCGAGACTATGAGATTCAGCGGGACCGTATTGAGTTAGGACGCTGCATAGGCGAAGGTCAATTTGGAGACGTACACCAAGGCATCTACATCAGTCCA GAAAACCCAGCTTTATCTGTggcagtaaaaacatgtaaaaactcAACGTCGGACAGTGTTAGAGAAAAATTTCTTCAAGAAGCCT TGACAATGCGACAGTTTGACCACCCTCATATAGTGAAGCTCATGGGTGTCATTACAGAAAACCCAGTCTGGATCATCATGGAGCTGTGTACGCTCGGGGAG ctgcggTCGTTCCTCCAGGTGAGAAAGTACAGTCTGGACTTGGCTTCGCTCATCCTATACTCCTATCAGCTTAGCACTGCTCTGGCCTATTTGGAGAGCAAGCGCTTCGTCCACAG GGACATAGCAGCCCGCAATGTGTTAGTGTCTACAGCAGACTGTGTAAAGCTTGGGGACTTTGGTCTGTCTCGATACATGGAGGATAGCTCTTATTACAAAG CCTCCAAAGGCAAACTACCTATTAAATGGATGGCACCGGAATCTATCAACTTCAGACGATTTACCACAGCAAGTGATGTGTGGATGTTTG GTGTCTGTATGTGGGAAATATTGATGTACGGTATAAAGCCGTTTCAAGGTGTGAAGAACAACGACGTCATAGGAAGGATAGAGAACGGCGAGCGACTGGCGATGCCCCCTCAGTGCCCACCCACTCTCTACAGCCTGATGACAAAGTGTTGGTCTTATGATCCAAGCAAAAGGCCACGATTCAATGagctcaaaacacaactcag CACTATTTTGGAAGAAGAGAAAGTCCAGCAGAAAGAGAGGAACCGGATGGAGATGAGGCGGCAGGTTACAGTGTCCTGGGACTCTGGGGGGTCTGATGAAGCACCACCAAAA CCAAGTCGACCCGGCTATCCCAGTCCACGCTCAAGCGAAGGTTTCTACCCcagcccccaacacccaggacACTATCAg ATGGCTGGATACCCGGGCCCCCACACACTCCCCTCAGTCCCAAGTGCACTATACCCCCCTCAGGCAGCAATGGTGGACACACATCATGCCCACACCCACCCACGGCACCACGTACACGGGCACTCACATGCCCAGCTCCACCCTCTGCCTCATGGACAGGACATAGCTGTGTGGGCCTCTGCCATGGAG GACAGGGCAGTAGACATGCAGCCGTGTGTAGGCCCTCAATGTCTGTTAATGGAGGAACAGCTGAtgatgcagcagcagcagatggagGAGGATCAGAGGTGGCTCgagcaggaggagaggctgCTG aagCCAGACACAAGGAGCTCTAGAGGGAGTCTGGACAGAGAAGATGGAGGGTTGCAGCCACCA ACTGGAAACCAGCATATATACCAGCCAGTGGGCAAAGCAG AACATCCCGCTCCCCCAAAGAAACCCCCTCGACCTGGAGCCCAAAGTCAAGTGGGTGGTCTGGCCTGTGTGAATACTGGAGATAGTTACAACGATGGAGTGAAG CTGCAGCCCCAGGAGATCAGCCCTCCTCCCACTGCCAACCTGGACCGGTCCAACGACAAAGTCTACGAGAATGTGACAGGACTGGTGAAGGCTGTGATCGAAATGTCCAGCAAAATCCAACCAGCGCCCCCCGAGGAATATGTGCCCATGGTCAAG GATGTCGGCCTTGCATTAAGAACGTTATTGGCCACAGTCGATGAGACACTTCCACAACTCCCAGccagcacacacagagag ATTGAGATGGCACAAAAGCTTTTAAACTCTGACTTAGCAGAGCTCATAGGGAAGATGAAGTTAGCCCAGCAATATGTGATGACGAG TCTTCAGCAGGATTACAAGAAACAGATGCTGACAGCTGCCCATGCTCTCGCTGTTGATGCCAAGAACCTGCTTGATGTCATTGATCAATCGCGGCTCAAGATGATGGCCCAGTCCCGTCCACACTAG